gtatggtattttaaattgaattaattaaattagctTAAATTCTCCAATggttatttaagaaaaaggCTCTACTAAACAGTAAACTaccaaattctaaaaattcatccttaaaaacaaaatagtttttcgagtataatagtataccaatttaaattgaattttaagtttgcctaaataatttatatttttaaacaaagttgacgattttatctttataatacttaaaataacgttatcaataaatatagattgttATAGATAAGATgagtgatttaaaaaatagtaaaaaccatcttaattaaaatagtttataacattaaactacAACAAAGCTTTAGCTAATTTTAGTTCAtatctaaaatacataaatagtgctctagtaattaaaaaaaaatacatataaaaaaacaaataaatactattaattataataaaagatctaatttttttaaaaaaaaaaaaaaaaattttctactTCAATtggaataaaattgaattattatattatacattacaaaatgattaaatttttttttttttaaatttaacatttcagaattaaatatttataaaaaataataaaaaataaacatagaataggtaatataggaattatagttgaatttaagtagtaagtataatttttatatcttgcccatttgtataaaaaaaactagataatattaactaatggATGACCTTTCCATGCAAAGATAAATcacaaatgaaaatgaaactatgttaagtaaataataaactttaaatatgacTTCAACAAATGAGTAAATTTCttctttgttattaaattgatgAATGATCCATTATGTTCTTGATCAATGATGGAgcaattctaaattaaaataaaatactcaaataagccattataattattaactttaaagaaattacaacacaaattaatttatattataaagtgacTAACAacgttaaatacttaataatgttaaagaaAACTAAGCTATACAACTGAATTAAGTGAATTAAGGTCCGTGTTTAACATGTTGACTGCATCTATTTTTTAGTAGATAGAAGTGCTCACTCTAatgcacatataataattaatatcttctagataaataaataaaaactactctCATATTTACTACTCATCATATTTTAGAACAGTGtatgaatgtatattttaaaatatttattcaatcacGCTAACTGACGATCAAAACTTTCAGCTAtacgagtaaaataataaaaaataatttaatttgaatctaTTTTGACACACTTGGTgccaaatatataaacatttcgtTGAACAACCCAAAGGACACAAATTGATGTTGGCATACAGTCCACAAGTTAAACAAGATtagaatttattgttaatggctagtagcttaaaaatattttttgaagatgaaaacaattattaacatactTTTTGATCATGTGTTCATAAATTGATACTGGAATGATAGTTATGCTAATCGAGTCTGCAGCATTAGCAATAATGTCCACTATTTGTTTGTCTTTCATACCAATAACATTTTGTCCATTGATTTCCAATAACTGATGATCTGTGAGGACTCCATTACGAGCTGCCGATGAATCTTTGACAATATTGTTAATCTTACCATTTTTGAATTGAAATCCAATCTGGCCAGTACGGTCTTTGTACAGATTTATTGTACGTTCCAAAGGCctaagaataataaacataaatgaatttattaaatagaaattattttaagtttatccaTCATTACCTGTCTCTGAcaataacacaaatattatttactgaacattctttaaaaattttgttgaCTTTATCAACACTCATTCCCGCAACAAAAACTTCATTTATTTGTAGTATTTGATCACCAAATCTTAAACCAGCCTTAGCAGCAGGACTGTCTTGTACTACAACACTAACAAATATACCATTGTTAAATGTGGACATTTTTAATCCTATTTGGCCTTTCCCATCTTTACATAACACcaactaaaatgtaaaaaataaatgttagattttaataattctacaaacacaaaaaatattagtataagtaAAGTTAAAATCAATCGTTTACCTTACGAACACCATTTGTCACATGCGCTAGATTATTCTGGAAAGGAATCGCTACagcgttatttttttctggacTTTTCTGGGAAGGAATGTCAATGCTATTATTTTGTGCTAAAATACTAAGCTCTAATCCCAAATAATCATTGAGTATTGGATACATGGCACCAAGTGATTCTTGGTCCATACCCGATGGATGCGGTGGACAAATAGCCATAAATGGAGGTGGATTTTCATTTTGTTGGGCAATTTGATTTTGAGTctgcaatttatttaaacataataaaattatgtgacaaaaacaaaatatgtattaataatcaattataaaatttacatttcacACTATATAggcaatattaaatgtaaactgTTGATTGTTAAAATCGAATTCCGTTACATATGAACAGTTAACAATTGTAATCGCCAACAAACATACAACACATACAACATACCTTAATAAATTCGTCCAATTTTAAATCTTCCAAAGAAGGATACAGTGACATGACGTCGGTGTGGCTTTACagagaaaagtaaaaaaaatgtagaagaATGGAAAAACTAGACacgaaaaaattatacaacgaCTGTGTTGACTACAGTCTACAATACAACTATAAAAGAGTTCAAGACAACAACTTTACTGGACGTCTGCAACAGTGTAACTCATAGAttagtatattgtaaatttgtaactgTAGTCTGTAAGTAACTGTTGTAGTCCGTAGTCAGTGCTCTATAGTCTATGAGAATGTTTTAGAATACAATGGTATGACTAGTATGACTGTATATCTAAATGagtcatttattattgtttcgcaTTATCTCTCTCCTACACACAAGCACTCAGCTGATAACCGCTTGATGGCAGGACAGGTGGTAGGGTGTCAGAAATGGTGCATACATGGGgtcaatgatttatttattttttttttattattattattattattattattattattatataatatattttaaaatgtttcaaatttaatacattaaaatatgttattgaaacttaagtaatacatataaatataattatatatatatattatatgcatatatatatttataaataatttaaaaaaatgtgtgctTAATAGATTACAatggattataaaatattagattaaatagggaaatgaaattatatacctaatagatatacttaataaatagttagtgTGTTATTGATATAGCCGATATAGGTACTGCTGGTACTAAGTAGGAATTTATTAACTGAGTGAAGACATGTTGacatgttaatatgttattaattattatatctaaacgataatgattattaatatattaatatatgtaggtactaggtatagggtaggtatatatttatgttttgtacttAATTAGATCAATCAAATATCAATCGACTACTAAATTCAAAGATAACAGCATTTTCTCgatgaattttcaatattttttaactaaaatacgaGTTGTAATAACtttgttatgaataaaaataaaaactattttaaaatgctaataaatttatcattttgaaatttgaaatgtatatatttaaaaaaaaccgtttggaagaacataaaattttttttttattgaaaagaaAAGAGGGTTCAACATTTGAGGTTATTAGCTTTGTGTACATGTTGCATTCTAATCATTGTGTGTTACATtagtgaataaaattaaagagaACAAGTTTTAACATCAGGATAATAGGATATTTAcagatattatacaaattggtTAGAACCGTTAGaggttgtttataatattgatttttgtaaaaaaatgtaagatgAGTGTATAATTTTCTTCGTTGAGAGAGCTTCTTCTAGTCTGTCTGGTATTGATAGGGTGTTACGGATGCTTTGGATATCTGAGCAGTCTTGGATGATGTGCTGGATGGTTAAGTATTGTTGGCAATTAATGCATATAACCATATAGGGGTTGGATCTTTGCTGATTAGAAATGAGTGGTTCAAAAATGAATGTCCAATTCTCGCTCTGGTTAGAGTAACTTCTTGGCGTCTGTTTATGTTTTGAGGAGTTTGCCACTTTTTGgtatctttttacattttttggaaGCTGGGACCTAGTCCCAATAGTTCTGCCatgctatatttatattttgtttaatgaatGATTTAATGTCGTTTAAAAtagagttttatttttgtattgtttataaattctgttgactaaaaactataataaaggACAcagtataacaatttttggaGGTGATGAGTGCTAGTTTCATCCCCTCCACCTTTTATTTGCGTACTgtgtatatacagtatactagTATACATAGTCTCTATttattgtaagtatttttaaattcatcaaaacgacaaaacatatattatttattattattaaacgtatcaacgaaaaaaatgttagatattatgtaggtactaggtatataGTAACTACCTATGCAAAATAAACTCCCCGTCCCTTAAGACTtttcaatgttaaattttttaatagatatgcATAACAAagtaatgaacataatatgtcataatattattatgaagaatAAAGATACTTTTACTCTTCATATATGCTATCATAAGTATCGTAATTGCAATAATTGCATGATTTTAGATTTTCTCAGCGATTAAATAGTTGAATGTCaatttaaagctaaaattCACACGAAATGTCAagataacaacaaaaataatattattacaaaataaatgccGATTCAGCagattgatttgtttttttagattctaagccGACTGAGCCGAGAAATAAACgctttgattttacaataatgtgttgtttttaaattttttttttatatagatgagTACACAATAATTAGTTGTTTAGTTGTCGATAAAATGcttcgattttcaaaaatcaggATGGTATTGGATataaaattggatctagtttgtactttgaagagatcaaactttaaattcctagtatctacttatttttataatcttataaaacaagcaaaaaaaataagaaaatctaattttcgacaaaatcgattttatttttttgatgtaacTCTAAAACGAATAACCATAGATAGGTACTTGAAATTTCCcccaaatatttatgttattgttttttatttataataaatttttcaaaatatttgaattatttataggcataagaaatttcattttttttttttagttttttttataaatgttaaataaaaattatttgctgggtattatagaaattattgaaatttaatattttttttataagcgttttaagttagaattttgacaacattcataaaaattacgaaaatcagtgaattattaaaaaataataagaaaatcataaaaactttatttttatagatacctaaagcttaaaaatttaaaacaaagttttaattggatttttaacctatacacaaaaaaaactcCGAAaagctaatttattttttatgaacgtttcacgttcaaatgtttacgacaTTTGACATTCAcccgtaaaataattatttcttctcaaacaatttttttatattttattgtatttcaaaaaaaaaaaaaaaactagcaaTTTAGacacttttaattttcatcaaatgtttatattatcattttcattacatgataaaatttaagtctttttcaattatttaaaggcattcaaattttttttttattttaatttttaaaataatttactttataatttctataccaaaaaaacatatcacttAGTGAAATATAGGCTGATAGACCACTCAGAATGGATTTTCGTatacaacaatgataatatcattgaattcaaatttaactcaTCTATAATAATGGTCCACTTGATACCTAATGTACAGCAAAGCGGTTCTCACTCACCTACCTTTTTCGTACTGGTTCAATAACGTTCGATTAGAGAACGGTATATCGTTCGGGAAAGGTGCCCTCCATACAACCAAAATTAAGATCAATACAGATCACAgttttcttaattataattaaccatCAGAGCTATTAGTAAATTGAGTCCGCTTTAATTTGCAGTGTACATTTAGAAAGTAGTAAGTTGAGTCTCgggtataaaaattagtttaggtACTAGGCAAATTTTCGGAATCGTgtagattttaataactattgatatacatacacgattcatacaaatttcatatttatatatatgattccgcataattttaaataaaacgttataatacaattcattgctcttgttattataaattgtaattttttctttaattttagttggttggttaataaaaattacaagtgcTTGAAATCTGCATCATGATTATGGCTGCCAACGACGTcgcaaacaaaaattttttgataGAAAAAATGAGCgccgtataatttttattatttaaacacctCTATTCAGGACACCGTCTTTGTTTACGATACTCAACAaatctgtatttatataaatctacTAATGCTAATTATTTTTCCCGTTTTGAACTAATTAACTGTATGTCTGTATATGTGAaccgattatttttaaaaaagaactaAATATGAAGTCActgactaaattaattttacctgTAAATATTTAGCACTGTCTCAAAAGAGGtgtgattaaaaatgtgttggtGAAcactaagtaaattataaaaattatataaaaaagtatatactgatatactattgtattattgtgaattcaatttaaaagttaaaaaaatataaaaatataaaaagtatattaaacatattgtatacataaaaatatttaaaaaatcaaaaatttaaattataggtacattttcttagcataacttttttatatactcaaaatagatgacaaaattaattattattgtttttaatataaaaatcgtaaaattcgTTTACCTATACTAGAACTAGAGACTCAGAGGAGCTCAAATTGGTATACCGGTATTACCGTTAGCAATTTGGGAATTTACctgtttgtaaattatttttcgacggGGCACCTTGGGATTGGGATGTGCAGCCGTTTAGGAAAACGGGAGCCCAATGGGCTACGTCCAATTTACTtactatcttttttttttctcgacaCAACTATTCACCCATATAAGGACATTTGGAACCCATTTTACCATTCCCGTAAGGCCGTAACCATGCAAATACTATgtctataactttataaagttAATCAGGGGCGTATTTATGGGGGTGTTGAGGAGGCTTCAGTCCCCTCCTCCGAAATCcaggaaatatttattaagtttgcTTATTATGTCCTATCATATGTAAATTTTAGaagttcaatataattaaaaattcctcAGCCCCTACCAAAAGAAATTTCTAAATACGCTCCTGAATTAATATGTGCACTTGCTCGacattgtcaatttttttatattgaaaaaatgtgtGCAAAGAGTTAAATCGAatgaagtataattttatattgaaaaataaaataaaaaaagaccacttaaaagtttaaaacggGTACAATATGAATCGAAATATTCGAAATCCTCGTTTTCCGGGTGATCTTCTGTCACTGTGTccgacaataataaaaaaagcttATTTCCGTACCAGGCCAGACGCTAATAAATACTCATGTGTAATTCACTATTGACATAAATATGGCTTCAACTAATAGTTACAACATGACACTTGATGCAGCAGACGATACTGCCTCACCACTGCAATCGTTCTTGGGCGAattgacttataatataatcgaccAAATTGTAGTCGATGTATTGGAAGAGTAACCAGAAACGGTGGAAGTCGATGTATTGTAAGATGTAGTAGAGGTAGAGGACCTTATTTCAATTGATGGCGATGGCGAAGACGTGGAGGCCTCATATGAAACCGGAACGGCCGTAGCAGAAGTCGAACATTCGGGCGATGCTATCGAGGGTGCAGACATCGTCAAGGACCCAGATGATATTGCCGAGTTTAGACAACAGATCTGTTGGCTTGAGCCGGACAGATCAATACAAAAAAGACGCAATTCCCGCTGTCAGTGGCGTTTAGCTGCGGTGTGGAAGCGCGTCAAGCGTGCTGTGTTGCGCGCTTATTGTTGTATCCGTCCAGAGTAGCGGCGGCGGATGAGCTCGACCCCTTTGGCCGGTACATCTGACAGGACGACGGCGACGAAGGACGAGAGGGGGGGATACGAAAAAGCGCACGAAGGTGTTGGGCGGTAAGTCACCTACGCACATTTCCTCCGATCACTTGCAGCGCAAACGGGTTCGCGGTCTTCGTAAGCTCGCGATTCCCGTGACGCGGTTGACCGTCTAGCGATGGTGCGGGCGCTCAGACGCTCAGATCGAGCAGAGTGACGGCTCGCGGCGACGTGGTGTGGCTAGCGGTACCTGCGCGGGCAACGATTCCGGCCCGGCCGTGCCGACGACGGTGATGGTGATGACTCGAacgacggcggcggtgacTTGGTTCACGGGGTGAGTTAATGTGTATAGGAGCTGGGAAAGCGGACGTCAGCGACCAGTGGCGTCTTTTCAGTTTTTGAGAAGGGGGGCAAAAGTTTTGACCGGgccataataacaaataaaaaacaaaaaaaccacTCGCTAACAATtactttacaattatatttttctctcaATACAAACAGCCttcttacataattttatatatactagttAATAACTAGTAGTTACCATCACGGTTATTTGAGATAACCGTAGTTACTCTATAGcataaataacacatttttttatacctaatattacctattggctattagcATTGAGTAacgaatatatattgtatacattgtattcaatattattagctaCTATATGATGACTTACTTTGAGGGGAATTTTACCCCAATTTATGTCCTATTTGCGCCAAGTGCGAGTACAAaggtattaacaaaaattaaaacaaaacatacaataaattatcaagtatttattattatgtttttcaagaGTTGCTTAGATGCTATAGGCAATAACAgggtatcttctagttttcaTAGCTCCAAACAgcttgatttaaatttattaatgaagcTGTTTCCTTCTCCAcagttataacaaataaactaataaagatAGTCATGCAGATtaccttataattatttacgtattagCACGAGCCACGAATCAtggttaaattgtatttagcaATGACATGAATGTCATAAATCATGTTTGCGGGCTTGCGGCCCATAACTAGCATATATCCGGCACGGTGATCCGACAGCGGCCCACTATTGAGAAGGGGGGAAGCAAATGCCCACCCTGCCACCTCACAAATGACTCCACAGTCAGCGGCGCTGTTGGACCCGTGGAAACTCAAAGTTTCTGGGTTTGGTGGCACGTGACTCCGACGGCGGCATCCGGACGCAGACGTGGCCGACGAGATGGCCCTGCAGGTGCGCAGTCCGCTAACTCTCTTTTACGTCCCGAGACCATCTCGGCGGCCGATGTTCGGCGTCCGGTCACCGCCGATTCGGTAGCTCCAACAATATTCGCTCGTCCGTGTTTCGATCGTCGCAGTCCGTCGCTAGAATCGTCATCCGTCATCACCATGTCGTCGCGCACGACATCGTCCCATCGCGATCTCGCCTAGCCCATCCGTCGCAGTAAACCGTCGCTCCCACGTCCGAGGAAGTCAGGCCTCGCATTCTGTAACAGTAGATGCGTCGCGAGCCCGAGCAAACGTGTCCGCGACACTTGTTTGCTCCGCAGGACCGATCGGCAGAATTGTGTGAATGTGGTCCAGTGCCCTTTTAACTTGCTATATATTGCACCGAATACGCCATATCGTATCCCCCCCCCCTCGTCAAAGTTTATTGTGTCGTCCCGTCAGatgcgtttttttttgttattattgtttatatattacataactgttttcaatgtatatatattatatgtttatatattttttatttaaatattgttttattcccTAATTTTCAAGTCATGCTTAGAATAGCTATTGCtgtgtttacaatttttaagaaatttgatTCGAAATTCCAATCCTCGTCGGAAATGACTGTTTCTATTATCTAGTTAACACTATAGTGTGATACATTAAGACATTAAATACTGCGGTAAATGATTTCCTATcgattatttctaaaattaatacatcatTAAAATTCTCAACCTCTCAATTAAATCACCGTTCCGGTTTTCGGATCACCATTCATTAATCACCGCCCTAAACTCGTTACGGTGATTACAGAGAAATAAAACTTCAATTCACTCGTGACTCGCcagtataaaaagaaaatatttaaataaatagtaataactataatattcagCTAAGAGCATGGTTCGCGCATCTTAGCTAAATCGTTGTTCGTAGATACTAACGATAACAGATGGCGCTGCCGTTATGTTCAGCAAATATTGGcgataaaacgaaaaatgcACAAAACCGTTtcttttttcaactttttcagtacctattaattatttaagttatttaattacgaCTAATTGGTTGTAAGGTAGTGCATTTTGAACTACctacacaattaaaaatgtaattgtgtaatattaaataaatttaccaattattatattttctttttatgctATACTTCTATTTATACATCATACCTACTATAGTTTACAGTCctctatactctatagtgTAATCaggtgtaaatatttatttattttattttattttatttcatatacatatGAATACTGAATATGTGCTTTATTCAGGTTAATTTCTTTTAGTAGCTATTGATActcattagtaatattttttatgtgcttaatatggtttttatttattgataaagttttgtaatagataataattagaataaattaacgATTTATTCAATGATTCCAATGCTTAAACGGTTAGAACTCAATAGTCTCattgtatggttttttttaaaaaaaatatgtattttatatataatataatcatatattatgtacaaataacaGCAGAGTCTGTTTAAATGGAAagtcgattaaaaaaataaaaaatcataacacgtataaattttctaatgcttataaatacttaatattactaCAGTCAACGGAAGTAGTCGGTCGAGTTGATATTTGGCACGTTTTGCCATATTTTGCGATCATGATGTATCATGGTTATGACTGGTTCTAAGGAATCTTCAAAATTAGTCTGATCGGGcaaaaatgaattttgttCTTCATAATTATTGAAGCCCGAATCGTTTGACCATCTCTTGTATGTGGGAAACATCATGGAAACTTCTAGTGAATCTGGTGTCATGTGCAACGTTCttgacatttgaaaaaaaatcataattttttctacattaataataaaatttggtaTTTGATATAAGACATTgtctcaaattatttaaaatatcttactcATAAACTGAAGGTTCCAATGAATCGTGGTACGCGGTGCTATCAACGTAACGTTTTACCGGTGAAGACGTGGAAGTTATAGTTAATCGGCGAAAATGTTCGATAAGTTTTCCATGTGGAATAGGAACATCATAGATTACTTCTTTAGAGCCCTTAaatcgataatttttaatataaaaaaaattgatcattcacatatttaaataaaatagttttaaatttttaataaaatatgcatatattataatattaaaatctaataatacctatacacaaatttacataatgaattaaaattataatagactcatcaattattattaatatcaaaatacgaGTTTGCAGTTAGgaatgtatagataatatattttacctacGTCGGTGCTCAACCTTTTTTGATACATGACtactaccatattatatacttatttcgaTGAGGTAACCctcatcaaaatttaatttaatatacttatttgtacctttttataataatactcgttTATTTAGTGAAACATTTTTAGCGATTATCTGTTATTTTCTACACCCAAGTcggataacaaaatatattatgcacagctggtatactattatagattaaataattatgttgtttaaacataattctttaacataaagaatttattatttaaggggcacttacattttcaaaaacgtaaacaccgtctattattttatattgtggcTTCTCGtcgaataaaacattttgtttatgttttttttttattggcaaAGGGGGCGGATCATCTTCGTTTTCAACTGATTGCTCGGTCCCATAGTCAAGTACTAAATCTGATTCcattgtaaacattttcattttaagatcgttatttacatatattacatctACGTTTGCTTCTTGATGATATTCTTCGTCTGTTGACATCAAAGTGATTTCTTTGTCTATTTCAGCATTATAATGAGGAGGTGTCTCTGGTTGTTGTTCagatttgtcatttttttccattgcttaaaaaatagataaacacGTACTTTTATTAACATGCAATGAATAATGAACATATAGGtatcatagttatatttttaatctaacctagcctaacttaatttaaaccgCATGGCGCTTACCAAATTCTGttctaaatgttttaataattattagtgcattaataaataatacgttgtattaaaaaaattatttttataaatatatggttCTATAATTAACGATTTAGCTATATTAAACTTACGTTTTGAATAGTTTTGTTCAATGTGGTTTGGTTCGATTTCAACATAGTCATAATCGTCGGAATCAGAATCTTCGCGGTGCTTACCGAAAAACGATACCGATCTACTGATTCTTTTAGAAACACAGTTGTTCGTGCATTTTTTGGACATTTGTCTTACGATTTTAGG
This sequence is a window from Rhopalosiphum maidis isolate BTI-1 chromosome 1, ASM367621v3, whole genome shotgun sequence. Protein-coding genes within it:
- the LOC113548601 gene encoding syntenin-1-like, producing the protein MSLYPSLEDLKLDEFIKTQNQIAQQNENPPPFMAICPPHPSGMDQESLGAMYPILNDYLGLELSILAQNNSIDIPSQKSPEKNNAVAIPFQNNLAHVTNGVRKLVLCKDGKGQIGLKMSTFNNGIFVSVVVQDSPAAKAGLRFGDQILQINEVFVAGMSVDKVNKIFKECSVNNICVIVRDRPLERTINLYKDRTGQIGFQFKNGKINNIVKDSSAARNGVLTDHQLLEINGQNVIGMKDKQIVDIIANAADSISITIIPVSIYEHMIKKIAPSLIKNIMDHSSI
- the LOC113548806 gene encoding uncharacterized protein LOC113548806, encoding MQPDIIDKKHDKQLIVKMAGYLEKKGRMRVVGVRRWKKRWCVLEGKLLLYFKTQLEYSHHLSPCRGSVNMGLALSITLRGPCQLQIVTRSQIIILRTKSKSDLDEWFSALRDAKNNNLAFIKDRNSCFMETNYRSSYRMPLVEPNSNNCNVINENHLRFGTSAKQTFDGLSFEAYNKQNDIRYIMARSNRKSAALRKSESDNRISFYRKLHGLVRTDTIAGTSQVSDKESCRSRSLSYESIYFKPQEKCMPIEPVKSQSCKELMPKIVRQMSKKCTNNCVSKRISRSVSFFGKHREDSDSDDYDYVEIEPNHIEQNYSKPMEKNDKSEQQPETPPHYNAEIDKEITLMSTDEEYHQEANVDVIYVNNDLKMKMFTMESDLVLDYGTEQSVENEDDPPPLPIKKKHKQNVLFDEKPQYKIIDGVYVFENGSKEVIYDVPIPHGKLIEHFRRLTITSTSSPVKRYVDSTAYHDSLEPSVYETLHMTPDSLEVSMMFPTYKRWSNDSGFNNYEEQNSFLPDQTNFEDSLEPVITMIHHDRKIWQNVPNINSTDYFR